The following is a genomic window from Chloroflexota bacterium.
AGAACGACGAACATGGCATATCCCGGCAGCAGTCGTTTTGGTGATGTTGGCTCTTCTGGCTGGCCCTTTGTCCTATACGGTGCTCACTCTGTGGCTCACGTTTCCCATCTTCTTACGCATTCGGGCCAGGTTTACTAAGGACAGGCTTCTCGATGAAGTACGTCAGGTCTGGCGCGATGCATTTGCGGATTCATCTCCTTGGCGCTGGGCGCTGACCTTGGCTGCCTTGCTTTTTCTCGTTTTTGGCCTGGCCTTTCTATACAATCCCTTGGGATTACAGTTGACTCTAGACCAGTTGGGCCAGTGGCTTGGCGGCTTCGTTTTCCTGGGACAATCTCCGTGGTACCGCGCTTTGCTATTGCTGTTCTTTTACGAAAGCCTCGCACTGTTCTGTGGACTGGCTGGGTTTCTCTTGGAGCGGAAACGTTGTGATACTTTCACCCTTCTGTTGCGCTACTGGGTGGTCTTTGCTCTCCTGTTCACCATTGTGCCTGGGTATCGTCCGCCGAATAGTGTGTTGCTGGTCCTATTGCCGTTCGTCTTAGCTGCAGGCCAGGCTATCGAAAGGACATGGCGTGGATTGCAGGTGGCCATGAAAGAGCCCGTGTTTTGGGTATTGGTAGCACTCAGCATGGTGATCTCGGCTGCAGTCTTCATGCAGCTCGTGAGCTATTTGACTGTAGCCGTATCCGTTTATCTGCTGCGTATTGCTGCCTTGGTGATATTCATGGTTTCTGCCTACGCTCTGTTCTGGAGCATGGCTGGGTCTGAGATTCCACTGCGCGCAGCGAGTCTTTCGTTGCTATTGTTGTTGTTCTTGATGCTGGTGCGCACAGGGGTGCGCTTGAACTATATCCAGGCACGCGACCCACGCGAGCCCATAGTGGGTACGACGACCTCGCCTGAGATACTGGAACTGGCTGAGCAAGCTGCTGAGATGTCCAGCCATCTCGAGGGCGATCCGCGCGCCATGAACTGGCTAGTGGATGAGCGCCTGGAGATTCCCTTGGGCTGGTACTTGCGC
Proteins encoded in this region:
- a CDS encoding glycosyltransferase family 39 protein: MTETTSERADKWSVLTVEVGLYGLILALALALRLFALGRWPLLEQEAALTLAAWRFARGLPASLRGHSPLLFHLNALLFFLTGGSDSQARLWCVLFGSLLVLLPYGLRRYLGRIGALASALLLAISPSFTYFSRAVEGSVIAAFAALGLLVVFMGYLEERRTWHIPAAVVLVMLALLAGPLSYTVLTLWLTFPIFLRIRARFTKDRLLDEVRQVWRDAFADSSPWRWALTLAALLFLVFGLAFLYNPLGLQLTLDQLGQWLGGFVFLGQSPWYRALLLLFFYESLALFCGLAGFLLERKRCDTFTLLLRYWVVFALLFTIVPGYRPPNSVLLVLLPFVLAAGQAIERTWRGLQVAMKEPVFWVLVALSMVISAAVFMQLVSYLTVAVSVYLLRIAALVIFMVSAYALFWSMAGSEIPLRAASLSLLLLLFLMLVRTGVRLNYIQARDPREPIVGTTTSPEILELAEQAAEMSSHLEGDPRAMNWLVDERLEIPLGWYLRDFEQVSYSSRMPAELEGAGVILPVGASAPAKYIGLHFGLRSAWLGGKYPLLEWLRWWIGLRSALAAPQTEEVVLWVRGTTAK